A window from Frankiaceae bacterium encodes these proteins:
- a CDS encoding WhiB family transcriptional regulator, whose product MDWTTRASCRTTDPDELFVQGAAQNRAKQVCLGCPVRTECLADALDNRVEFGVWGGMTERERRALLRRRPDVKSWNVLLLTARQDFEKSYSTA is encoded by the coding sequence ATGGACTGGACCACCCGCGCGAGCTGCCGTACGACCGACCCGGACGAGCTGTTCGTCCAGGGAGCGGCCCAGAACCGCGCGAAGCAGGTGTGCCTCGGGTGCCCCGTGCGCACCGAGTGCCTGGCCGACGCCCTCGACAACCGCGTCGAGTTCGGGGTCTGGGGCGGGATGACCGAGCGTGAGCGCCGCGCGCTGCTCCGCCGCCGTCCCGACGTGAAGTCCTGGAACGTTCTGCTGCTCACCGCTCGTCAGGACTTCGAGAAGAGCTACTCGACCGCCTAG
- a CDS encoding ArsA-related P-loop ATPase produces the protein MTFFPGIRLHVVTGKGGTGKTTVAAALAVALSRGGRRVLVAEVEGRQGLAPLFGKGPLPHGETHVTTTEGGGSVSVLPVDPERALIEYLDLFYHLGRAGKVLQKMGAVDFVTTIAPGLRDVLLIGKVKEAVVRRAGSGRYYDAVVLDAPPTGRIVRFLGATDEVAQIAKVGPIRSQSEQVMAMLRGDETAIHLATLLEEMPVQETIDGVDHLVAAGLPVGAIVVNRVRSEHLAGPDLKKAAAGRLDVEAIGAVLGEAGLAEPGLAKVLAEEASEHARRVALQQEMRADLLALGLPLVELPLLTETVDLGSVTRLAEAFA, from the coding sequence GTGACGTTCTTCCCGGGCATCCGGCTGCACGTCGTGACCGGGAAGGGGGGCACCGGGAAGACGACGGTCGCCGCGGCGCTCGCCGTGGCGCTGTCCCGGGGTGGCAGGCGCGTGCTCGTCGCCGAGGTGGAGGGCAGGCAGGGGCTGGCGCCGCTGTTCGGGAAGGGGCCGCTGCCGCACGGGGAGACCCACGTCACGACCACCGAGGGCGGGGGGTCGGTGTCGGTGCTGCCGGTGGACCCCGAGCGCGCGCTGATCGAGTACCTCGACCTCTTCTACCACCTGGGCCGGGCGGGCAAGGTGCTGCAGAAGATGGGCGCCGTCGACTTCGTGACGACGATCGCGCCCGGGCTGCGGGACGTGCTGCTGATCGGCAAGGTGAAGGAGGCCGTCGTACGCCGCGCCGGCTCCGGCCGCTACTACGACGCCGTCGTCCTCGACGCGCCGCCGACCGGGCGGATCGTGCGGTTCCTCGGGGCGACCGACGAGGTCGCGCAGATCGCCAAGGTGGGGCCGATCCGTTCGCAGAGCGAGCAGGTCATGGCGATGCTGCGCGGCGACGAGACGGCGATCCACCTCGCGACGCTGCTCGAGGAGATGCCGGTGCAGGAGACCATCGACGGCGTCGACCACCTGGTCGCGGCGGGCCTGCCGGTGGGCGCGATCGTCGTCAACAGGGTGCGTTCGGAGCACCTCGCCGGGCCCGACCTGAAGAAGGCCGCGGCGGGGCGTCTCGACGTGGAGGCCATCGGCGCGGTGCTGGGCGAGGCGGGTCTGGCCGAGCCCGGGCTGGCGAAGGTGCTCGCCGAGGAGGCGTCGGAGCACGCGCGGCGGGTGGCGTTGCAGCAGGAGATGCGCGCCGACCTCCTGGCGCTCGGCCTGCCGCTCGTGGAGCTGCCGCTGCTCACGGAGACCGTGGACCTCGGGTCGGTCACGCGGCTCGCGGAGGCGTTCGCATGA
- a CDS encoding GGDEF domain-containing protein — protein sequence MNARKRDARVIDLTGSAATLRDAAKGWLLGAATALRDGEALPGLPASLTAVRTLDRLADLSGCRFEVVKELVSAGHDYRVCDRLWDVLVWQLAADSESVLRDELAALARTDPLTGLLNRRGLAEALDRETARARRTGATVALVLLDLDRFKVLNDTLGHAAGDAALVTVADTLRRGLRAGDVAGRWGGDEFGVVFVDLEAEVAYDVVDRLRSHFTHPSRGGGARRVSFSAGVAALAGEEAEPTALMALADAALYQAKAAGGNKARRATPA from the coding sequence GTGAATGCCCGAAAGCGGGACGCGCGGGTGATCGACCTCACGGGGTCGGCCGCCACCCTGCGCGACGCCGCGAAGGGCTGGCTGCTCGGCGCGGCCACCGCGCTGCGCGACGGCGAGGCGCTCCCCGGGCTGCCGGCGTCGCTGACCGCCGTACGCACCCTCGACCGGCTCGCGGACCTCTCCGGCTGCCGGTTCGAGGTCGTCAAGGAGCTGGTCTCCGCAGGTCACGACTACCGGGTCTGCGACCGGCTCTGGGACGTCCTCGTCTGGCAGCTCGCCGCCGACAGCGAGTCGGTGCTGCGCGACGAGCTGGCAGCCCTGGCCCGTACGGACCCGCTCACCGGCCTGCTCAACCGCCGCGGGCTGGCCGAGGCGCTCGACCGGGAGACGGCGCGGGCGCGGCGTACCGGCGCTACCGTCGCGCTCGTCCTGCTCGACCTCGACCGCTTCAAGGTCCTCAACGACACCCTCGGCCACGCCGCGGGCGACGCCGCGCTGGTCACGGTGGCCGACACGCTGCGCCGGGGCCTGCGCGCGGGGGACGTGGCGGGACGGTGGGGCGGCGACGAGTTCGGCGTCGTGTTCGTCGACCTCGAGGCCGAGGTGGCGTACGACGTCGTCGACCGGCTGCGCTCGCACTTCACCCATCCGTCGCGGGGGGGCGGCGCGCGGCGGGTGTCGTTCTCCGCGGGGGTGGCCGCGCTGGCCGGCGAGGAGGCCGAGCCGACGGCGCTCATGGCACTGGCCGACGCGGCGCTCTACCAGGCCAAGGCGGCCGGGGGGAACAAGGCCCGGCGCGCGACGCCTGCCTAG
- a CDS encoding ArsA-related P-loop ATPase, which yields MTFDLDAMLATKKIVVCCGSGGVGKTTTAAALALRAAERGRRVVVVTIDPAKRLAQSLGLTELDNTPRPVTGAVSGSGELHAMMLDMKRTFDDIVLTHADAERAQQILANPFYVMLSANLAGTQEYMAMEKLGQLHATGEWDLIVVDTPPTRSALDFLDAPDRMTRFLEGRFLRLVLAPAKAGGRFGVRVMNVGLNTFTGVITKITGAELLRDLRDFFAAFETMFGGFRDRAQQTYSLLQARDTAFVVVASPDPAALREAAYFVERLSAERMPLACVVVNRVHRVATTAVTPERAVATAEVLAERRVRGPAAGLLRLHADRLAVAAAERRTIRAFAAGRADVPMLEVPAMAADVHDVDDLRRIGLALAGDPAA from the coding sequence ATGACGTTCGACCTCGACGCGATGCTGGCGACGAAGAAGATCGTCGTCTGCTGCGGATCCGGCGGTGTGGGGAAGACGACAACCGCTGCGGCCCTGGCACTGCGGGCCGCCGAGCGCGGCCGCCGCGTCGTCGTCGTCACCATCGACCCGGCCAAGCGGCTCGCCCAGTCGCTCGGCCTCACCGAGCTCGACAACACCCCCCGGCCGGTCACCGGCGCGGTCTCGGGGAGCGGCGAGCTGCACGCGATGATGCTGGACATGAAGAGGACGTTCGACGACATCGTCCTCACCCACGCCGACGCCGAGCGGGCACAGCAGATCCTCGCCAACCCGTTCTACGTGATGCTCTCCGCCAACCTCGCCGGCACGCAGGAGTACATGGCGATGGAGAAGCTCGGGCAGCTCCACGCCACCGGCGAGTGGGACCTCATCGTCGTGGACACGCCGCCGACCCGTTCCGCGCTCGACTTCCTCGACGCGCCGGACCGGATGACGCGGTTCCTGGAGGGGCGGTTCCTCCGGCTCGTGCTGGCGCCGGCGAAGGCGGGCGGGCGGTTCGGCGTACGGGTGATGAACGTCGGCCTCAACACCTTCACCGGCGTCATCACCAAGATCACCGGGGCGGAGCTGCTGCGGGACCTGCGGGACTTCTTCGCGGCGTTCGAGACGATGTTCGGCGGGTTCCGCGACCGCGCGCAGCAGACGTACTCGCTGCTGCAGGCCCGGGACACGGCGTTCGTCGTGGTGGCGTCGCCCGACCCCGCGGCGCTGCGCGAGGCGGCGTACTTCGTCGAACGCCTCTCCGCCGAGCGGATGCCGCTGGCCTGCGTCGTCGTCAACCGCGTGCATCGCGTGGCGACGACGGCTGTCACGCCGGAACGCGCGGTGGCGACGGCGGAGGTGCTGGCCGAACGCCGCGTGCGCGGGCCGGCTGCGGGGCTGCTGCGGCTCCACGCCGACCGGCTCGCGGTGGCGGCGGCGGAGCGGCGGACGATCCGCGCGTTCGCGGCGGGGCGGGCCGACGTGCCGATGCTGGAGGTGCCGGCGATGGCGGCCGACGTGCACGACGTAGACGACCTGCGGCGGATCGGCTTGGCGCTGGCGGGCGACCCCGCGGCGTAA